One segment of Danio aesculapii chromosome 3, fDanAes4.1, whole genome shotgun sequence DNA contains the following:
- the LOC130218515 gene encoding transmembrane ascorbate-dependent reductase CYB561: MEGMPLSMGGLRALPWYVAGSQVLGLACVVITGVWMGHYRGGYAWDGSAKEFNVHPLCMVLGLVFLYGDAVLVYRVFRNESKRSVKILHALLHMMALIISIVGLVAVFDFHSSFKISHMYSLHSWCGMLTFVLFFLQWLLGLGFFLFPWASTQLRSWYLPLHVFFGLLLLVMSVGSCLLGITEKLLFSITSTYSTFAPEGILANVLGLLLVCFGVVVGYVVTKEDFRRPPNPEEEALSVHFKTLSEGEIPSSP, from the exons ATGGAGGGTATGCCATTGAGCATGGGTGGATTGCGGGCGCTACCGTGGTACGTGGCTGGCTCTCAGGTGCTTGGGTTGGCATGTGTGGTGATCACAGGTGTATGGATGGGACATTACCGTGGAGGTTATGCATGGGATGGCTCGGCAAAAGAGTTTAATGTTCACCCTCTCTGTATGGTCCTTGGTCTGGTCTTCCTCTATGGAGATG CGGTTCTGGTATATCGGGTGTTTAGAAATGAGAGTAAGCGTTCAGTGAAAATTCTCCACGCTCTGCTGCATATGATGGCGCTCATCATCAGTATTGTGG gTCTCGTGGCTGTCTTTGACTTCCATTCCTCATTTAAGATCTCTCACATGTATTCTCTGCACAGCTGGTGTGGCATGCTCACGTTTGTGCTCTTTTTCCTACAG TGGTTACTGGGACTGGGATTTTTCCTTTTCCCGTGGGCATCTACTCAGTTGAGGAGCTGGTATCTTCCCCTCCACGTCTTCTTCGGCCTGCTGCTTCTGGTCATGTCTGTGGGCTCGTGTCTGCTGGGAATCACAGAGAAACTGCTCTTCAGTATCAC GTCAACTTACTCAACGTTTGCTCCTGAGGGCATCCTGGCCAATGTTTTAGGCTtgttgctggtgtgctttggggTGGTGGTGGGTTACGTGGTGACCAAAGAAGATTTTAGGCGACCACCGAATCCTGAGGAGGAGGCTCTGTCCGTCCATTTTAAGACCCTGTCGGAAGGAGAAATCCCCAGTTCTCCTTAA